One Oceanicoccus sagamiensis genomic region harbors:
- a CDS encoding sulfatase-like hydrolase/transferase has product MNWSKRYLPIFALFVLAISQPLFDLFSKNIEFFVAWKMGPLDIVYTMVLIYILLPILAITIVGIIRAVHKPTSEAVEIVFVFTLLLFFIIQQLKLFDAIGANTLLLIACAIALLILAFFLKKPVLKKFLIYFAVLSPLFPAMFVYQLYAAGFYGAGDLYVSDETSGDRPPPIVMIVFDELPLITLLDKKGLLDDVRFPAISALAREGVWYPKAESAGVHTTESIPALMSGTLKEETTLPNFNNYPINIFSLLGGKYDLIVTENGTSLCPSIYCEEAEIALDIMWPGIAYDIGLTYLHVITPLGLDEFLPQINHKLNDFGSFVASAGSLESDIDMDARISTHNQFLQKIKGQNSNKPALYFYHNLIPHYPWIFSPSGKKYTTGIATPGLSKEQWSDNQWHTVQGYQRHIFQTMYADKMLGEIITALKEKGVFDDALIIFTSDHGVGFWPNSYRRLSRKKFEQLDETTAKADFLSVPLIVKYPKSSKVGVSDSKFPATDIIPTVAEIAKVKVPPSLKGKSQLGVENLVTLNKEIGAVDLISHPSLLRKITLFGDRDIKGLYKAGVSGSKVGTRIEGDEATGALWGRVLVANAEKYNNLDLSSSFIPLKLSGEILGGTNNDKKPEIQLFVAINNEICGSTQTYYGMKKNPLFDVILPIGCFKSGANQIKILQRDEADAEKLLLVYTSGDDTYGVRHEGFIRLRNGDVLKQSDKAIQGSVDSFSYSEETGLITTWGWAADIKAGEPADYMLYSVGEKVYFGSDIFFARKPLAKYYKNDNLTISGFSFTLSESLLAGQTIEMIPVMKNGVYGSLSMKKFSDVFAAMDKRREILTTITGGGVPGDKVLVAEYENVKLKSVEDGQPVLYLANKPGLQVTSTRSIMDGYLDWLSLKNGELVFEGWAVDLVETSPASSILIFKGEELVWQVRPTYKREGVVKAYNAPALLASGFIAPVPLDIFRSTLGDIRVIAMYKDKRAFELHIKDPIDN; this is encoded by the coding sequence ATGAATTGGAGTAAGAGATACCTCCCTATATTTGCACTATTTGTGCTTGCTATATCTCAGCCATTATTTGATTTATTTTCCAAAAATATTGAATTTTTTGTAGCCTGGAAAATGGGACCCTTGGATATCGTTTATACCATGGTCCTGATTTATATCCTCCTGCCAATATTAGCTATCACTATTGTCGGGATAATAAGAGCTGTGCATAAGCCTACCAGTGAGGCTGTTGAAATAGTATTTGTCTTTACATTGTTGCTTTTTTTCATTATTCAGCAGTTGAAATTATTCGACGCTATAGGTGCCAATACTCTGCTGTTGATTGCTTGTGCCATAGCATTACTTATATTGGCTTTTTTCCTAAAAAAACCGGTATTGAAAAAATTCCTGATCTACTTTGCAGTCCTCTCTCCGTTGTTCCCTGCGATGTTTGTTTACCAGTTATATGCAGCCGGATTTTATGGCGCTGGGGATCTCTATGTATCAGATGAGACAAGTGGTGATCGACCCCCGCCGATTGTGATGATTGTTTTTGATGAGTTGCCATTAATTACTTTACTAGATAAAAAGGGCTTATTAGATGATGTTCGATTTCCTGCCATATCGGCTTTAGCCAGAGAGGGTGTTTGGTACCCCAAGGCTGAGTCCGCTGGAGTTCATACTACGGAGTCAATTCCGGCTTTGATGTCAGGCACACTAAAAGAAGAGACAACATTACCTAATTTTAATAATTACCCTATCAACATATTTTCTTTGCTCGGAGGAAAATACGATCTGATTGTCACTGAAAACGGTACGAGTCTATGCCCCAGCATATATTGTGAAGAAGCTGAAATTGCACTTGATATTATGTGGCCGGGGATAGCTTATGATATTGGTTTGACTTATCTTCATGTAATTACTCCTTTGGGGTTAGATGAATTTTTACCGCAGATTAACCACAAATTAAATGATTTTGGTAGTTTCGTTGCATCAGCCGGTTCTTTGGAAAGTGACATTGATATGGATGCACGGATTAGTACGCATAATCAATTCTTACAAAAGATTAAGGGCCAAAATAGCAATAAGCCAGCATTATATTTCTACCATAACTTGATACCTCATTACCCGTGGATATTTTCTCCGTCAGGCAAAAAATATACAACGGGCATTGCTACACCGGGTTTATCTAAAGAACAGTGGTCAGATAATCAATGGCATACTGTTCAAGGCTATCAGCGTCATATATTCCAAACTATGTACGCGGATAAAATGCTGGGTGAAATTATTACTGCTCTCAAGGAAAAAGGAGTGTTTGATGACGCGCTTATTATTTTTACCAGTGATCACGGTGTAGGATTTTGGCCAAACTCTTATAGACGTCTATCGCGCAAAAAATTTGAGCAACTAGATGAAACAACTGCTAAAGCTGATTTTTTATCGGTCCCCCTCATTGTGAAATACCCAAAATCGAGCAAAGTGGGTGTGTCCGATAGCAAATTTCCTGCCACTGATATTATCCCAACAGTAGCGGAAATTGCCAAGGTTAAAGTGCCCCCTTCATTAAAGGGAAAATCACAATTAGGTGTTGAAAACCTTGTTACATTGAATAAAGAAATAGGTGCAGTGGATTTAATAAGTCACCCATCATTACTCAGAAAAATTACCCTTTTTGGTGATAGAGATATAAAAGGACTTTATAAGGCTGGGGTTTCAGGTTCAAAAGTCGGTACGAGGATTGAGGGTGATGAAGCAACGGGGGCTTTATGGGGGAGGGTGCTTGTTGCCAATGCAGAAAAGTATAATAACCTGGACCTGTCTTCTAGCTTTATTCCCTTGAAGCTTTCTGGCGAGATACTTGGCGGCACAAACAATGATAAGAAGCCGGAGATACAATTATTCGTTGCTATTAATAACGAAATTTGTGGCTCAACACAGACATATTACGGCATGAAAAAAAATCCATTGTTTGATGTTATATTGCCCATTGGCTGTTTTAAATCTGGTGCAAATCAAATAAAAATTCTCCAGAGAGATGAAGCAGATGCAGAAAAGCTACTGCTGGTCTACACCAGTGGTGACGATACATATGGCGTCCGTCATGAGGGTTTTATTCGGCTTAGAAATGGCGATGTTTTAAAACAAAGTGACAAAGCAATTCAAGGTAGTGTTGATTCTTTTTCTTATAGTGAGGAAACAGGGCTAATTACAACATGGGGATGGGCTGCAGATATCAAAGCTGGGGAGCCTGCTGACTATATGCTTTATAGCGTTGGAGAAAAAGTTTATTTCGGATCAGATATCTTTTTTGCTAGAAAGCCTTTAGCTAAATATTATAAGAACGACAATCTAACTATTTCAGGTTTCAGTTTTACTCTCTCAGAGAGTCTTCTTGCTGGACAGACAATAGAAATGATACCCGTCATGAAAAATGGAGTGTATGGCAGCCTCTCGATGAAAAAATTTAGTGATGTTTTCGCCGCCATGGATAAGCGTCGTGAAATCTTAACTACGATAACAGGCGGAGGAGTACCTGGTGACAAAGTATTAGTTGCTGAATACGAAAATGTGAAACTTAAAAGTGTGGAAGATGGCCAGCCTGTATTATACCTTGCCAACAAACCAGGGCTTCAAGTAACAAGTACACGCTCAATAATGGACGGTTATTTAGATTGGTTGTCTCTAAAAAATG
- a CDS encoding glycosyltransferase, with protein MSGPIVSVIMATYNHADFVQEAIESVLLQDGVEFEFLIADDGSSDATRDVVASIIDPRIKFFPNTVNRGACVVTNELIAKSSGKYIALMNSDDSWVDKDKLSYQVKVLEDMPNVGACFGKAQFVDVNGDRIEKSSLAFGTAFDKENRSQGQWLRYFFDFGNCICHPSMLIRRSCYESVGVYNNRLRQLPDFDMWIRLVKHYDIYISDRELINFRVLPGENASSQTSENSIRTINEHYIIANTFFDNVSSQILIDGFSDLLVFKDIPSRTHQDIEIAKLFLIENQWLGKPYKMIGLSKMFNLFNSAKHIEVLEKEYGLDDRWYQKIMSEVDVLRPKFVAEVKDKARTLKSILLYPKYLLLKFFKRSFS; from the coding sequence ATGAGTGGCCCAATTGTATCGGTTATTATGGCTACCTATAATCATGCTGATTTTGTACAGGAAGCCATTGAAAGTGTTCTACTACAGGACGGTGTTGAATTTGAATTTTTGATTGCAGATGATGGCTCATCTGATGCAACCAGGGATGTGGTTGCATCAATTATTGACCCTAGAATCAAGTTTTTCCCCAATACGGTCAATCGTGGTGCCTGTGTAGTAACCAATGAACTGATAGCCAAGTCATCAGGCAAATATATTGCTTTAATGAACTCGGATGACTCGTGGGTTGATAAAGACAAATTGTCATACCAAGTCAAAGTGTTAGAAGATATGCCTAATGTTGGCGCCTGTTTTGGTAAGGCGCAGTTTGTCGATGTCAACGGAGATAGGATTGAAAAGTCTTCACTTGCCTTTGGTACAGCCTTTGACAAAGAGAACCGTAGTCAGGGGCAGTGGTTAAGATATTTTTTCGACTTCGGGAACTGTATCTGCCACCCATCAATGCTTATCCGTCGTTCATGTTATGAAAGTGTGGGCGTCTATAATAACAGATTAAGACAGTTACCCGATTTTGATATGTGGATAAGGTTAGTTAAACACTATGATATTTATATTTCTGATCGTGAGTTGATAAATTTTAGAGTCCTGCCTGGGGAGAATGCCAGTAGTCAGACCTCTGAAAATTCTATTAGAACCATTAATGAGCATTACATTATTGCGAATACATTTTTTGATAATGTTTCAAGCCAAATTCTTATTGATGGCTTTTCAGATCTGCTTGTTTTTAAAGATATCCCTAGCCGTACCCACCAAGATATTGAAATTGCAAAATTATTTCTTATTGAGAATCAGTGGCTTGGTAAGCCCTATAAAATGATTGGCTTGTCGAAAATGTTCAATTTATTTAATAGCGCTAAGCATATTGAAGTTTTAGAAAAAGAATATGGTCTTGATGACCGCTGGTATCAAAAGATTATGAGTGAAGTCGATGTTCTCAGGCCTAAATTTGTTGCTGAAGTCAAAGATAAAGCGAGAACGCTAAAATCTATATTACTATATCCAAAATATTTATTATTGAAGTTTTTTAAGCGCAGTTTTAGCTAA
- a CDS encoding glycosyltransferase, translated as MYIKESFPYKLSILLVTYNHEKHIRQALDALISQEFDGKIELVIADDCSTDSTLSIIDEYKEKDPRFVFEYLDGETNLGITRNYQRGFSACSGEYIAVLEGDDYWSTPKKLKSQIEFLDTHWETSMCSVNYFVYQEEISHFYPRTTVGTGHKLISARDLIADNLVGNFSTCMYRNSVVKSLKEELYSIRSYDWIVNICAAEKAMIGFLEEPMSVYRLHGNGVWSQSPDVEKLQTQLDLIPLYDKLTEQIYHHEFSVLAHRLQENILALNITDLAQPILQPAEKGRVVLVDIIPPILLSAIRLLTPPIIKRLILKATPRGVL; from the coding sequence ATGTACATAAAAGAGAGCTTTCCCTATAAACTCAGTATTCTGCTTGTCACATATAATCATGAGAAACATATACGGCAAGCGCTAGATGCTCTTATATCTCAAGAGTTCGATGGGAAAATTGAACTTGTTATTGCGGACGATTGCTCGACGGATTCAACGTTGAGCATTATTGATGAATATAAAGAAAAAGATCCACGATTTGTTTTTGAGTATCTCGACGGTGAGACTAACTTGGGCATCACCAGAAACTATCAGCGTGGATTTTCTGCTTGTTCTGGCGAATATATTGCCGTACTGGAAGGCGATGATTACTGGTCAACCCCCAAAAAACTTAAATCCCAGATTGAGTTTCTTGATACACATTGGGAGACTTCAATGTGTTCGGTTAACTATTTTGTCTATCAAGAGGAGATATCGCACTTTTACCCTAGAACAACAGTGGGTACAGGTCATAAGCTTATCAGCGCAAGAGATTTAATTGCTGACAACTTGGTTGGCAACTTTTCAACGTGTATGTATCGTAATTCTGTAGTTAAAAGCTTAAAGGAAGAGCTTTATTCGATACGGTCATATGATTGGATCGTCAATATTTGTGCTGCAGAAAAAGCTATGATTGGCTTTTTAGAGGAGCCGATGTCGGTTTACAGGCTTCATGGAAATGGTGTTTGGTCTCAATCACCAGATGTGGAAAAACTGCAAACGCAATTAGATCTAATACCCTTATACGATAAATTGACAGAGCAGATATATCATCATGAATTTAGTGTTTTAGCTCATAGGTTACAAGAAAATATCCTGGCATTAAATATTACCGATTTAGCACAGCCCATTCTACAGCCGGCTGAGAAGGGCAGGGTAGTGTTAGTAGATATTATTCCGCCAATCTTGTTATCAGCTATTAGATTATTAACGCCGCCGATCATTAAACGACTTATATTAAAAGCGACACCTAGGGGTGTTTTATGA
- a CDS encoding acyltransferase — protein MACLSPDEVKKIGFRCVGDNPRISDKASFYNPGNISLGNNVRIDDFCVFSAGEGGIILGDYIHVAVFSSFIGRGKIALSDFCNISSRVSVYSSNDDYSGQSMTNPTIPEAFTAVDHADVYFEKHVIVGCGSVVLPGITLREGCAIGALSLVSADCDAFSIYAGNPIKRIKSRSRDLLSIEDEFLKSK, from the coding sequence ATGGCATGTTTATCGCCTGATGAAGTAAAGAAGATAGGTTTTCGATGTGTTGGGGATAACCCACGAATTTCTGATAAAGCGTCTTTTTATAATCCTGGAAATATTTCTTTGGGAAACAATGTACGCATTGATGACTTTTGCGTGTTCTCAGCGGGTGAGGGCGGGATAATACTCGGCGACTATATCCATGTAGCGGTATTTTCTTCTTTTATAGGGCGAGGAAAAATAGCGCTGTCAGACTTTTGCAATATATCATCAAGAGTATCAGTTTATTCAAGCAACGATGATTATTCAGGGCAGTCCATGACCAATCCTACAATTCCCGAAGCCTTTACCGCTGTGGATCACGCAGATGTTTATTTTGAGAAGCATGTCATTGTGGGCTGTGGCAGCGTTGTCTTGCCTGGTATCACGTTACGGGAAGGATGTGCAATTGGTGCCCTTAGTTTGGTCTCTGCAGATTGTGATGCTTTTTCAATCTATGCGGGAAACCCCATTAAGCGAATAAAGTCACGAAGCCGTGACTTGCTTTCCATTGAAGATGAATTTTTAAAGTCTAAATAA
- a CDS encoding DegT/DnrJ/EryC1/StrS family aminotransferase yields MSNQKNIFVTQPLLPPLEEFTPYLEKIWENKILTNSGPFHQQLEQELSEYLGVKNISLFTNGTIALVTALQSLRITGEVITTPYSFVATAHSLLWNGIKPVFVDIDPETLNMDPSKIEAAITPQTTAIMPVHCYGHQCDVKAIQEIADTYNLKVIYDAAHAFGVSDSQGSILNYGDLSVLSFHATKVFNTIEGGAIISPDAKTKQRIDNLKNFGIVDESTVVAPGINGKMSEINSAFGLMQLKYIDDAIAQRKHISLTYREALEPVVGIRCVGPFDDQKSNGAYFPILVDPDFPLTRDELYEKLKSNNINPRRYFYPLISDFPMYRGLPSAQKGNLMVAESVAERVLCLPLYPSLSLADVNRVVEVITET; encoded by the coding sequence ATGAGTAATCAAAAAAATATCTTTGTCACGCAGCCGCTACTTCCTCCACTGGAAGAGTTTACACCATATCTGGAAAAAATATGGGAAAATAAGATTCTTACCAACAGTGGCCCATTTCACCAGCAGCTGGAACAGGAGCTGAGTGAGTACTTGGGAGTGAAGAATATATCGTTGTTTACCAATGGCACCATTGCGCTGGTTACAGCTCTGCAGTCGTTACGTATTACTGGAGAGGTGATAACAACACCCTATTCCTTCGTAGCAACAGCACACTCTTTGCTTTGGAATGGCATTAAGCCGGTCTTTGTTGACATTGACCCCGAAACATTGAATATGGATCCCTCAAAAATTGAAGCTGCAATAACACCACAAACAACCGCCATAATGCCTGTTCATTGTTACGGTCATCAATGTGATGTCAAAGCGATTCAAGAGATTGCAGATACCTACAATCTAAAAGTAATTTATGATGCAGCGCATGCATTTGGAGTCAGCGATAGTCAGGGGAGTATATTGAACTATGGCGATCTCTCGGTATTAAGTTTCCATGCAACAAAAGTTTTTAATACGATTGAAGGAGGGGCAATTATCTCTCCGGATGCTAAGACAAAGCAGCGGATTGATAACCTTAAAAATTTTGGCATTGTTGATGAGTCAACAGTTGTTGCTCCAGGAATCAACGGTAAGATGAGTGAGATTAATTCTGCTTTTGGACTGATGCAGCTAAAGTATATCGATGATGCTATCGCTCAAAGAAAACATATAAGCCTTACTTATCGTGAAGCGCTTGAGCCTGTTGTGGGCATCCGTTGTGTAGGGCCATTTGATGATCAAAAATCTAATGGTGCGTACTTCCCCATACTCGTAGACCCGGATTTCCCTCTTACCAGAGATGAACTCTATGAAAAGTTAAAGAGTAACAATATCAACCCAAGAAGATATTTTTATCCGCTGATTTCCGATTTCCCTATGTATAGGGGGCTTCCGTCTGCGCAGAAGGGCAACTTGATGGTGGCTGAGTCTGTAGCGGAGAGGGTGCTGTGTTTGCCGCTATACCCCAGTCTTTCATTGGCTGATGTGAATCGCGTTGTTGAAGTGATTACTGAGACTTGA
- a CDS encoding ABC transporter ATP-binding protein, with the protein MSSDIAISVSGLSKCYQIYDRPQDRLLQMLLRNKKQYYQEFWALNEASFEVKNGETVGIVGRNGSGKSTLLQIICGTLTPSSGVVKTQGRIAALLELGSGFNPEFTGRENVFFNASILGLEEEETARRFDEIAAFADIGEFIDQPVSSYSSGMVVRLAFAVAINVDPEILIIDEALAVGDELFQRKCFSRIEAIKKTGTTILFVSHSCATIVELCDRVILLEGGEQLAIGSPKQVVSRYQKLIYAPAEKQQAIRDEIKASFGGTANSSLEVSVRQQEEAEKSETLPNDSRDNDGMDDKFDPGLKPVSTVYYESIGAKIDSFKIVNSVGDQVNHLVRGRRYRYTYTVRFEQAHFNVRFGMMIKTLTGLDLGGAVSASSSGDAIDCVERGQQCIVEFDFRCSLNPGTYFLNSGVLADVNGVESYIHRVIDSTMFKVQPETDALSTGVIDFDCQPFFEPLEPEN; encoded by the coding sequence ATGTCCTCTGATATCGCTATCTCAGTATCAGGTTTGAGTAAGTGTTATCAAATCTATGACCGGCCGCAGGATCGCCTGTTACAGATGCTCTTGCGCAATAAGAAGCAATATTATCAAGAATTCTGGGCGTTAAACGAAGCCAGCTTCGAAGTTAAAAATGGAGAAACTGTAGGTATTGTTGGTCGCAATGGTTCTGGCAAGTCGACATTGTTGCAAATTATCTGTGGTACGCTGACACCCTCATCAGGTGTGGTAAAAACTCAGGGCAGGATTGCTGCTTTGTTGGAGTTAGGGTCTGGCTTTAATCCAGAATTTACTGGTAGGGAGAATGTGTTTTTTAATGCATCAATCCTGGGGCTCGAAGAAGAAGAAACGGCTAGGCGTTTTGACGAAATAGCGGCGTTTGCTGATATCGGTGAATTTATAGATCAGCCTGTCAGTTCTTATTCCAGTGGCATGGTTGTCAGATTGGCATTTGCAGTGGCGATCAATGTCGATCCGGAAATATTGATTATTGATGAAGCGCTTGCGGTGGGGGATGAGCTGTTCCAGCGTAAATGTTTTTCGCGTATCGAGGCCATAAAAAAAACGGGAACAACAATACTGTTCGTATCTCATTCCTGCGCCACTATTGTCGAGCTGTGCGATCGTGTCATTTTACTAGAGGGCGGGGAGCAGCTGGCCATAGGGTCGCCCAAGCAGGTTGTTAGCCGTTATCAAAAGCTTATCTATGCGCCTGCTGAGAAACAGCAAGCTATTCGTGACGAAATTAAAGCTTCATTTGGGGGTACAGCTAACAGTTCGCTTGAGGTAAGTGTCAGGCAGCAGGAAGAGGCTGAAAAGTCCGAGACTTTACCGAATGATAGCCGTGATAATGATGGCATGGATGATAAATTTGACCCTGGTCTGAAGCCTGTGAGTACAGTTTATTATGAATCCATCGGGGCGAAAATTGACTCCTTTAAAATAGTAAACTCGGTAGGTGACCAGGTGAATCATCTGGTTCGGGGGCGAAGATATCGTTATACCTATACAGTTAGATTTGAGCAGGCACATTTTAATGTTCGATTCGGTATGATGATAAAGACATTAACAGGGTTAGATCTAGGCGGGGCAGTGTCGGCCTCGTCGTCGGGAGATGCTATAGATTGTGTTGAGCGAGGTCAGCAATGTATAGTCGAGTTTGATTTTCGCTGCTCTTTGAACCCCGGAACATATTTTTTAAACTCGGGAGTGCTGGCTGATGTGAATGGCGTAGAAAGCTATATTCACCGTGTTATTGATAGCACAATGTTCAAGGTGCAGCCAGAAACAGATGCGTTGTCGACCGGGGTAATAGATTTCGATTGCCAGCCGTTTTTTGAGCCATTGGAGCCAGAAAATTAA
- a CDS encoding ABC transporter permease, which yields MSVYTSFADNRSLISKMVRREIAGRYKGSVLGVFWSLINPVIMLAVYTFVFSFVFNARWSIDSGSKTEFALALFIGLMTHSLFSECINKAPTLIVSNINYVKKVVFPLDIFPWVSMGAAIFHFLISFAVWACMFALVTHSFNWTAIFLPIIFFPLILFTVGLTWILSSLGVYLRDISQVTGVITTVMLFLAPVFYPISALPEQYHIYIYANPLTLIIEQSRDVLMWGVLPDFRALAIATLIALAVAFLGYWWFDKTRRGFADVL from the coding sequence ATGAGTGTCTACACTTCATTTGCTGATAATCGGTCACTAATATCAAAAATGGTGAGGCGAGAAATTGCGGGTCGTTACAAAGGGTCAGTACTAGGGGTTTTTTGGTCATTGATTAATCCAGTGATTATGCTGGCTGTTTATACCTTTGTCTTTAGCTTTGTATTTAATGCGCGATGGTCTATCGACTCTGGAAGTAAGACAGAATTTGCATTGGCTTTATTTATTGGGCTGATGACCCACAGCCTATTTTCAGAATGTATAAATAAAGCGCCGACACTCATTGTCTCGAATATTAATTATGTCAAAAAAGTGGTATTTCCGTTGGATATCTTTCCTTGGGTTAGCATGGGGGCGGCGATATTTCATTTTTTAATCAGTTTTGCTGTATGGGCCTGCATGTTTGCACTTGTAACCCACAGTTTTAATTGGACAGCTATTTTCCTGCCCATTATATTTTTTCCGTTGATACTTTTTACTGTTGGGTTGACATGGATTTTATCGTCTCTAGGGGTTTATTTACGCGATATCAGTCAAGTGACAGGCGTTATAACAACTGTCATGTTGTTTTTAGCGCCAGTTTTTTACCCGATATCTGCACTGCCAGAACAGTACCACATCTATATCTATGCCAACCCATTAACATTGATTATTGAGCAATCCAGAGATGTATTGATGTGGGGTGTCCTGCCGGATTTCAGAGCGCTGGCTATTGCGACTCTGATTGCTCTGGCGGTCGCGTTTTTGGGTTATTGGTGGTTTGACAAAACACGAAGAGGTTTTGCAGATGTCCTCTGA
- the rfbD gene encoding dTDP-4-dehydrorhamnose reductase, whose translation MIVGKNGQVGQELADRAETLALDFIAFGSNELDVRNRTAVLAAVKKYQPTVLINAAAYTAVDKAEEEEELAYAVNRDGVENLALACKAQNSLLIHISTDYVFDGSKETAYLESDQPNPRSVYGASKYAGEEILQSIWHKHIIVRVSWVFGVRGSNFVKTMLRLANDRDQLSVVNDQFGAPTSARFIAAEILRVAGLEGIYGLFHMPSGPYVNWYEFANVIFEEAVDLGLLAIRPKVLPIASDQYPTAAERPKNSELSSESGQGGFETCRWRDELILMLKQMRTLQEHS comes from the coding sequence ATGATTGTTGGGAAAAATGGTCAGGTGGGCCAAGAGCTTGCAGATAGAGCTGAGACATTGGCGCTTGATTTCATTGCTTTTGGTTCTAATGAATTAGATGTCCGCAACCGTACTGCAGTATTGGCAGCCGTGAAAAAGTATCAACCTACAGTGCTAATCAATGCCGCAGCTTATACTGCCGTTGATAAGGCTGAAGAAGAAGAAGAGTTGGCTTATGCGGTTAATCGTGACGGAGTTGAAAACCTGGCATTAGCTTGTAAAGCGCAAAATAGCCTGCTAATTCATATCTCAACGGATTATGTCTTTGATGGCAGTAAAGAAACCGCTTACCTTGAGTCTGATCAGCCAAACCCTCGCAGTGTTTACGGTGCATCCAAGTATGCAGGTGAAGAAATTTTACAGTCCATTTGGCATAAGCATATCATCGTTCGTGTTAGCTGGGTGTTTGGTGTGAGGGGCAGTAATTTTGTAAAAACTATGTTGCGACTGGCTAATGACCGTGATCAGCTTTCTGTAGTCAATGACCAGTTTGGCGCCCCAACTTCAGCGAGGTTTATTGCGGCCGAAATCTTGAGAGTGGCTGGTTTGGAAGGCATTTACGGGCTATTTCATATGCCTTCTGGTCCATATGTCAATTGGTATGAATTTGCCAATGTGATTTTTGAAGAGGCCGTCGATTTAGGGTTGCTGGCAATAAGGCCGAAAGTACTTCCCATAGCATCAGATCAATACCCTACCGCGGCGGAGCGGCCAAAAAACTCGGAACTTTCATCAGAGTCGGGGCAGGGGGGATTTGAAACATGCCGATGGCGCGATGAATTAATATTGATGTTAAAGCAAATGCGCACTCTGCAGGAGCATTCTTAA
- the rfbC gene encoding dTDP-4-dehydrorhamnose 3,5-epimerase, with the protein MNIIETTIPDLKIFEPQVFGDERGFFIETFRQSYFEELGLDVQFVQDNHSSSSKGVLRGLHYQVKKPQGKLVRVIKGEVYDVAVDLRKSSPTFGQHVGVNLSAKNKRIFWVPPGFAHGFVVLSDMAEFVYKCTEYYTPEYERSLLWNDPALNIDWPIDIEPELSEKDKTAKLLVDAEVYA; encoded by the coding sequence ATGAATATAATAGAGACTACTATTCCGGATTTAAAAATTTTTGAACCTCAGGTGTTTGGGGATGAGAGGGGTTTCTTTATCGAGACCTTTCGTCAGTCCTATTTTGAGGAGTTGGGCCTAGATGTGCAATTTGTGCAGGACAATCATAGCTCTTCATCGAAAGGGGTATTGAGGGGGCTGCACTATCAAGTAAAAAAGCCGCAGGGCAAATTGGTCAGGGTTATTAAAGGTGAGGTTTATGACGTTGCCGTTGATCTTCGTAAAAGCTCCCCGACGTTTGGTCAGCATGTGGGGGTAAATTTGTCCGCCAAAAATAAACGTATTTTCTGGGTCCCTCCTGGTTTTGCGCATGGCTTTGTTGTGTTAAGTGATATGGCAGAGTTCGTTTATAAATGCACAGAGTATTATACGCCAGAATATGAGCGTTCGTTATTATGGAATGATCCTGCTTTAAATATAGATTGGCCAATTGACATTGAGCCTGAGCTTTCGGAAAAAGATAAAACAGCAAAATTACTAGTGGATGCAGAGGTGTATGCGTGA